The genomic interval GGTCTCCTGGACAACACGGTGCTCGGTCTCCTGGTGGATAGCTCAAACGACCTGTGGGCTGTCAATAACTTGGGCATCTCCCATATTGAACTGAGTGTCCCCCAATCCGTATTCGGAGCCCCTAGCGGTATCGATGGCGTTTCCAATTCCGCGTGTTTCCACAACAATCGTCTGTATGTGGGCACCTTTCAAAATCTTTTGGTCCAAGTTCCGCACCGCTTCTCCCTAAAGGATGACACCCCGGAGTATGTGGCCGTAAAGGACAGCCCGAACGAGGTCTGGCAGCTCCAGGAAGCCGAGGGGGATCTCATGGCGGCCAGCGGCCTCGGTCTGTTCCGGATCCAAGGTGAAAGGGCCTTCAAGGTTCCTGGCTCCCCCACTTTCTGTCTGTGCCTGGGTATCTCCAGGCGATGGTCAGGCCACCTGTTTGTAGGGCTTATTGGCGGGCTTGAAGTCTTCAAGCGCATGCTGGGTCGGTGGGCACTGGTGGGACGAATGGATGGGATCGAGGAGAACATCCGGCGCATCACCGCAGACGCCAATGGCGACCTCTGGTTGAGCACTGACGGCAAGGGCCTGCTTAGGGTCCATTTTTCCGGCGCCAAGCCCACCGAAGCAGCGGTGCATCGCTTCGGTCCGGAGAATGGACTGCCGGGGCTCACGGGCCTGCGCACGGCGTTCTACGGAACCACCCTCTACGTGCTTTCCCCTCAGGGCCTATTTCGCACCGATATCCAGCCATGGCAGGCAGAAGTACCCGACCGGACGCACTTTGTGCCCGACCTCGTTCTGGGCAAGGCCTTCAGCGATCCCCCCATGGCCCTCAACGACATGGCTTCCGATGGCCAGGGTGGGTTTGTATTCAGTACCTTCGAAGGGACAACCTGGGTCTTTCCGGGCAAGGGCGGACAGTTCCAGATGACGGCCCGGCCCTTTCAAGGGCTCATGTCGCCGGATGATGTGATCTATGTCGACCCCAATGGTTACATCTGGCTTCTCGGTAGAGCGACCCATCGGGTGAATCCCAGGAGCCCGAAGGACTATGATCAGCCTTTCACTATCCTGGTGCGCAACGTAATCGCGAAACCAGGCCAACTTGTCTTTGCGGGCACCCACGGACATCCAGGATCGACATTCGGCGAGCAGATCACCGTGTTTGATGGCGGCCAAGACCCGATGGAGATCCCGGAACTTCCTTTTCGTCAGAAGGCCCTGTCCTTCGAATTCGCCGCCACATTCTACGAAAAGCCCGGTTCGATGCAATTCCAGTATCTGCTGGAAGGATTCGATAGGGAATGGAGCGATTGGACGGGCGAGACTCGCAAGGAATATTCATATCTCCCCGAAGGCAGCTACCGTTTCCACGTCCGTGCAAAAAACATTTACGGGACCCTCGGTCGTGAAGCCGTTTACAGCCTGCGCATCCTGCCGCCTTGGTACCGCACCTGGTGGGCATACGGCTTGTGGATGATTGGAGGGCTGGCGACGCTGTTCGGGATCATTTATCTGTATACCCTGAAACTGCAGCGCCAGAAGACTCATCTTGAAAATATCGTCGCCGAACGGACACGGGAATTGGAGAAGCTTTCGATTGTCGCCAGAGAAACCGATAACGCCATAATGATCATGGACAAGAAGGCCAATATTGAGTGGATCAACCCGGGGTTCACCCATCTATACGGATTGACTTTGGAAGAACTTTTTCAAGAAAAAGGGAGCAATCTCATTACCGCCAGCTTCAATCCGGACATCAAACACGTATTCGAAAAATGCATCGGAGAAAAAAAATCTGTCTCTTATGAGACGTCATTTGAAACAAAATGGGGGAAAAAAATCTTTTCCCAGACGACGCTGACTCCGATTTTGGATGAAAAAGGCAATGTAAAAAAATTGATAACCATTGATTCGGATATCACGGGACGAAAACTGGCTGAAGAAAAAATAAAAAACCTGCTTGCGGAGAAAGAACTCATACTCAAAGAAGTACACCACCGCATCAAGAATAATATGGCCACGGTGACGGGCATGTTTCATCTCCAGGCCAGCACGTTGAAAAGCGCGGATGCCATAGCGGCCTTGAAGGATGCCAGCAGCCGTGTGCAGAGT from Candidatus Aminicenantes bacterium carries:
- a CDS encoding PAS domain S-box protein, producing the protein MTQVGFSHTLCPHHVENSSWRSLFFLGWILTFGTVLIGQVQELGAPIINNYEPAQYKASSQNWVAVQDRRGVMYFGNSNGILEFDSQSWRLIPTQGNATIRALTCGADGTIYYGSIGDFGYLTVLPGGKVCAVSLREAIPEAERSFNDVWQVECSADGIFFLTRSRIFRLHDGRITALPGKFASSQACVLDGTLFYADLEKGICLVEGDRVLPIPQLAGVYNGKRITLAPFDYHQLLVGRMTGDFRRIDLSALWDEASQHYATNRAAPEDMIQAFPSELDAYLKESNSSLYKLVPLGPNAFAISTVKSGIIIFDRAGKIIRAINKNDGLLDNTVLGLLVDSSNDLWAVNNLGISHIELSVPQSVFGAPSGIDGVSNSACFHNNRLYVGTFQNLLVQVPHRFSLKDDTPEYVAVKDSPNEVWQLQEAEGDLMAASGLGLFRIQGERAFKVPGSPTFCLCLGISRRWSGHLFVGLIGGLEVFKRMLGRWALVGRMDGIEENIRRITADANGDLWLSTDGKGLLRVHFSGAKPTEAAVHRFGPENGLPGLTGLRTAFYGTTLYVLSPQGLFRTDIQPWQAEVPDRTHFVPDLVLGKAFSDPPMALNDMASDGQGGFVFSTFEGTTWVFPGKGGQFQMTARPFQGLMSPDDVIYVDPNGYIWLLGRATHRVNPRSPKDYDQPFTILVRNVIAKPGQLVFAGTHGHPGSTFGEQITVFDGGQDPMEIPELPFRQKALSFEFAATFYEKPGSMQFQYLLEGFDREWSDWTGETRKEYSYLPEGSYRFHVRAKNIYGTLGREAVYSLRILPPWYRTWWAYGLWMIGGLATLFGIIYLYTLKLQRQKTHLENIVAERTRELEKLSIVARETDNAIMIMDKKANIEWINPGFTHLYGLTLEELFQEKGSNLITASFNPDIKHVFEKCIGEKKSVSYETSFETKWGKKIFSQTTLTPILDEKGNVKKLITIDSDITGRKLAEEKIKNLLAEKELILKEVHHRIKNNMATVTGMFHLQASTLKSADAIAALKDASSRVQSMVVLYDKLYQSVGFDEVMAKNYLKSLVEEIVANFPDRTKVKVVTHIADFVLNARKLQPLGIIINELLTNIMKYAFTDRSDGSIMVSAEAKDNRVILAISDNGIGMPETVDFENSAGFGLKLVRMLTKQIDGTIRIEHGNGTRIILEFEK